One Ricinus communis isolate WT05 ecotype wild-type chromosome 2, ASM1957865v1, whole genome shotgun sequence DNA segment encodes these proteins:
- the LOC8280358 gene encoding CBL-interacting serine/threonine-protein kinase 8: MVVRKVGKYEVGRTIGEGTFAKVKFAQNTETGESVAMKVLDRTTIIKHKMIDQIKREISIMKLVRHPYVVRLHEVLASRTKIYIILEFITGGELFDKIVHHGRLSEAEARRYFQQLIDGVDYCHSKGVFHRDLKPENLLLDSQGNLKISDFGLSASPEDGVSLLRTTCGTPNYVAPEVLSHKGYDGAVADVWSCGVILYVLMAGYLPFDELDLTTLYSKIERAEFSCPSWFPVGAKSLIHRILDPNPETRITIEQIRNDEWFKKGYAPARLIEYEDVNLDDVDAAFYDPEEQKADEQCRNEDARPLILNAFDLIILSQGLNLATLFDRGRDSLKNQTRFVSRKPAKVVLSSMEVVAQSMGFKTHIRNYKMRVEGLSANKTAHFSVFVEVFEVAPSFLMVDIQKAAGDAAEYLKFYKDFCGNLDDIIWKPPNESSKSRVTKSKSKKR; this comes from the exons atGGTGGTGAGAAAAGTAGGAAAATATGAAGTAGGAAGGACAATCGGAGAAGGAACCTTCGCCAAAGTAAAATTCGCCCAAAATACGGAGACCGGTGAGAGTGTCGCCATGAAAGTTCTCGATCGTACCACCATCATCAAACACAAGATGATTGATCAg ATCAAGAGGGAGATATCTATTATGAAGCTTGTTAGACATCCTTATGTTGTACGATTACACGAG GTTTTAGCAAGTCGCACTAAGATTTATATAATCTTGGAGTTCATTACAGGTGGTGAATTGTTTGATAAAATA GTGCACCATGGACGTCTTAGTGAGGCTGAAGCTAGAAGATACTTTCAACAGCTTATTGATGGAGTAGATTACTGCCATAGTAAAGGAGTATTCCACAGAGATTTAAAG CCTGAAAATCTTTTACTTGATTCACAAGGAAATTTAAAGATTTCAGATTTTGGTCTTAGTGCATCACCTGAAGAC GGAGTTAGCCTGCTGCGAACAACATGTGGAACTCCTAACTATGTAGCACCTGAG GTACTTAGTCACAAGGGTTATGATGGTGCTGTAGCAGATGTCTGGTCCTGTGGGGTCATCCTTTATGTTTTGATGGCAGGATATCTTCCATTTGATGAACTCGATCTCACCACATTATACAGTAAG ATTGAGAGGGCAGAATTTTCATGCCCTTCATGGTTTCCAGTGGGAGCAAAATCTTTGATTCATAGAATTTTGGATCCAAATCCTGAAACT CGTATAACTATTGAGCAGATAAGGAATGACGAGTGGTTTAAGAAAGGTTATGCACCTGCGAGACTCATTGAGTATGAAGATGTGAACCTGGATGATGTAGATGCAGCTTTTTATGATCCAGAG GAACAAAAGGCTGATGAACAGTGCAGAAATGAGGATGCGCGTCCTTTGATTCTTAATGCGTTTGACTTGATAATTCTATCTCAAGGGTTGAACCTCGCAACGCTGTTTGACCGTGGAAGG GACTCTTTGAAGAATCAAACACGATTTGTCTCGCGGAAGCCAGCAAAGGTTGTGTTATCGAGCATGGAAGTTGTTGCACAATCAATGGGTTTTAAGACCCATATTCGTAATTATAAG ATGAGAGTGGAAGGCCTTTCAGCTAATAAGACTGCTCATTTCTCAGTTTTTGTGGAA GTGTTTGAAGTAGCTCCCTCATTTCTTATGGTAGACATTCAGAAAGCAGCTGGAGATGCTGCTGAATACCTCAAG TTTTACAAGGACTTCTGTGGCAATCTTGACGATATCATTTGGAAACCACCTAATGAATCAAGCAAATCTAGAGTCACCAAGTCAAAGAGCAAAAAACGATGA
- the LOC8280326 gene encoding glycine-rich domain-containing protein 1: MEKLHEVEWAEAQKISITVDLVAAAKQQLSFLAEVDKHRELYEGPALDRAIYRYRYCWLPLLAKHLQAQVSEGPLVVPLDCEWIWHCHRLNPVHYIKDCKEFYGKILGNWNIVSSTQATCKKQTEEIWNRMYPNEPYELKLSSQISVASGDNVQQAQKSTNYDLISAVKRQSPFYYQVSRAHMNDDSFLQESVARYKGFLHLIKRNQERSIRQFCVPTYDIDLIWHSHQLHPVAYCKDLVAIIGRVLEHDDTDSDRTKGKKLDTGFSGTTKQWGETFGSRYWRAGAMYRGRAPSLLATDARKLDTSGKKGVDFSEYKSTITISKKLFAEVMLEIVGVGDLPAEHRGNLIATFSKKQPDTFFHGKTRLNISFDTGEKQIAVFQCEPVGELVCELASYSPTVLRAASPAKMLGTASISLQDLVKPGSPLSVEKWFELMPHSRTVGSQPINLRIAISFTPPILAPFIMNLVKMDGGGNFNGGSNYSAVHEMKMDGGANCNGGSNYNGGGNCNGGSNYNGGGNCNGGSNYNGGGNCNGGSNYNQVGIAAETVKGSHCTYTAEDIVKSSHCLPSDYCIGDIVKSSHCGGCGGCGGGGGGCRGGGCGGCHGGCGH; the protein is encoded by the exons ATGGAGAAGTTGCATGAAGTGGAGTGGGCTGAGGCACAAAAGATTTCAATCACTGTAGACTTAGTAGCTGCAGCTAAACAGCAGCTAAGTTTTCTAGCAGAGGTTGACAAGCACCGAGAACTCTACGAGGGTCCTGCTTTAGACCGGGCCATTTACAG GTACAGATATTGCTGGCTTCCTTTGCTTGCCAAACATCTGCAGGCTCAAGTTTCAGAAGGTCCTTTGGTTGTGCCACTTGATTGTGAATGGATTTGGCATTGTCATAGGCTCAACCCG GTGCATTACATTAAGGACTGTAAGGAATTCTATGGCAAAATCCTCGGCAACTGGAATATTGTATCCTCTACTCAAGCAACCTGCAAAAAGCAAACTGAAGAAATTTGGAATAGGATGTATCCTAACGAACCATATGAACTGAAATTGAGCTCTCAGATATCAGTGGCTAGTGGGGACAATGTTCAGCAAGCTCAGAAAAGCACCAATTATGATCTAATTTCTGCTGTCAAAAGGCAGAGTCCATTCTATTATCAG GTATCCAGAGCCCATATGAATGACGATAGCTTTCTTCAAGAATCTGTGGCTAGATATAAGGGATTTCTGCATTTGATCAAAAGAAATCAAGAGAGGTCAATCAGGCAGTTCTGCGTTCCAACTTATGACATTGACCTCATCTGGCACTCTCACCAACTGCACCCCGTGGCCTATTGCAAAGATCTGGTGGCAATAATAGGGAGGGTGTTAGAGCATGATGACACCGATTCTGATAGAACCAAAGGTAAAAAGCTAGATACTGGATTTTCAGGAACCACAAAGCAATGGGGAGAGACATTCGGTTCTAGGTATTGGAGGGCAGGAGCTATGTATAGAGGCAGGGCTCCGTCTCTTCTCGCAACCGATGCGAGAAAGCTGGACACATCGGGCAAGAAGGGGGTTGACTTCAGTGAGTATAAAAGTACGATTACAATTTCCAAAAAATTGTTTGCGGAG GTTATGCTAGAAATTGTTGGGGTCGGAGACTTACCAGCTGAGCATAGAGGAAACCTCATTGCAACATTCAGTAAGAAACAACCAGACACATTTTTCCATGGCAAGACGAGATTAAATATCTCGTTCGACACAGGGGAGAAACAAATTGCTGTTTTCCAATGCGAACCGGTGGGAGAACTCGTCTGTGAACTCGCGTCATATTCACCTACTGTTCTGCGTGCTGCAAGTCCTGCCAAAATGTTAGGGACAGCATCAATCTCCTTACAGGACCTTGTGAAACCAGGTTCACCACTTTCAGTCGAGAAATGGTTTGAACTGATGCCACATTCCAGAACTGTGGGTTCCCAGCCCATCAATCTACGCATTGCAATATCTTTCACTCCTCCAATCCTAGCACCATTTATAATGAACTTGGTTAAAATGGACGGAGGTGGGAATTTTAATGGAGGGAGTAATTATAGTGCTGTACATGAAATGAAGATGGACGGAGGGGCAAATTGTAATGGAGGGAGCAATTACAATGGTGGGGGAAATTGTAACGGAGGGAGCAATTACAATGGCGGAGGAAATTGTAATGGAGGGAGCAATTACAATGGAGGGGGAAATTGTAACGGAGGGAGTAATTACAATCAAGTTGGCATTGCAGCAGAAACAGTGAAGGGTAGTCATTGCACATACACCGCAGAAGATATTGTGAAGAGTAGTCATTGCCTACCTAGCGACTACTGTATAGGAGATATAGTGAAGAGTAGTCATTGCGGGGGTTGCGGTGGATGTGGGGGAGGGGGAGGGGGCTGTAGAGGTGGTGGTTGTGGTGGGTGTCACGGTGGCTGTGGACACTGA
- the LOC8280325 gene encoding uncharacterized protein LOC8280325, whose protein sequence is MENLSYSSYPDSANSSPHSRDVDETHSFEEPPPAAVSSNNNNYKVKFMCSYGGKIQPRPHDNQLAYIGGDTKILAVERNIKFSLFISKFASLCNTDHHHICFKYQLPGEDLDALISVTNDEDLEHMMLEYDRLYRASAKPARLRLFLFQLNPSNSFGSDDAKSERQWFVDALNSVPVQVSPGNADFLFGSEKAVTVEENQQISPDLERLQIADTHEHVFNRKIEEANSRVYPVEYHQQKVGEIATPPAAQVAMPVLMQVPAPYLPERHVSYAIPGNEQTVYQVPYHHTPTTLRPVIGQVGQGCYGMQQPVYNMVPPPLTTSATAVASLPQQQQQQQLGMYSEGTGMVQMQPKVEQGYLQVGYDSAGRQVYYTQQFQAMAAPPPATVPVGAALNQDGMVQVVGGGANVMGPQTSSV, encoded by the coding sequence ATGGAGAACTTGTCCTACTCTTCATATCCAGATTCGGCCAACTCCTCGCCACACTCACGCGACGTGGACGAGACTCACTCATTTGAGGAGCCACCACCAGCAGCAGTATccagtaataataataactacaaAGTAAAATTCATGTGCAGTTACGGTGGTAAAATCCAACCCAGACCTCACGACAACCAACTCGCTTATATCGGTGGCGATACCAAAATCCTAGCCGTTGAACGCAACATCAAgttctctctttttattagCAAATTTGCTTCTCTTTGTAACACTGATCATCATCACATATGCTTTAAGTACCAGTTACCTGGCGAAGATCTCGACGCTTTGATATCTGTCACTAATGATGAAGACCTCGAGCATATGATGCTTGAATACGACCGCTTGTATCGCGCTTCTGCTAAGCCTGCCAGATTAAGGttgtttttgtttcaattgAATCCGAGTAATAGTTTCGGATCCGATGACGCGAAATCGGAGCGTCAGTGGTTTGTTGATGCTTTGAATTCTGTGCCGGTGCAGGTCTCGCCGGGAAATGCGGACTTTCTGTTTGGATCAGAAAAGGCGGTTACGGTGGAGGAGAATCAACAGATTTCTCCAGATTTAGAGAGATTGCAAATTGCCGATACACATGAGCATGTTTTTAATAGGAAGATTGAGGAGGCAAATTCTAGGGTTTATCCTGTAGAGTATCACCAGCAGAAAGTCGGTGAAATTGCTACTCCACCTGCGGCGCAGGTTGCAATGCCGGTACTAATGCAGGTTCCTGCGCCTTACTTGCCCGAAAGACACGTCAGCTATGCCATTCCTGGAAATGAGCAGACAGTTTATCAAGTACCTTATCATCACACTCCAACGACATTGAGACCGGTGATCGGACAAGTAGGTCAAGGCTGTTATGGGATGCAGCAGCCAGTGTATAATATGGTCCCACCACCACTAACGACGTCAGCAACAGCAGTAGCTTCACTTCCACaacaacagcagcagcagcaacttGGGATGTATAGTGAAGGGACTGGGATGGTGCAAATGCAACCAAAAGTTGAGCAAGGGTATCTGCAGGTTGGTTATGATAGCGCAGGGAGGCAGGTTTATTATACACAGCAATTTCAGGCCATGGCTGCACCACCACCAGCTACTGTGCCGGTGGGTGCTGCCCTAAATCAAGATGGTATGGTTCAGGTTGTTGGTGGTGGTGCTAATGTAATGGGCCCACAAACTTCATCTGTGTGA
- the LOC8280328 gene encoding putative pentatricopeptide repeat-containing protein At5g52630: MASLPSVSLSSTLKLEPELRKHPSSSSLPTEKSPSTSYQRSSINTQLDGSLEPIKPLEFHEALCFIKEEKKIEPSYYLPLLQECTKKNSVSEAQVIHAHIIKTGTHKDLAVMTSLVNVYAKCGAMGNARKIFDSLHRRNFVAWTALMTGYVQNSQPNIAIDVFQDMLESGTLPSNYTLGIALNACSAINSIKLGKQLHAFVIKYKLDYDPSIGNALCSLYSKLGSLDSSINVFQSIGEKNVISWTAVISACGENGKAAMGLRFFNEMLLEDIKPNEFTLTTVLSLCCVTLALVLGRLVHSLSIKLGYQYNLRITNSIMYLYLKCGHMDEAQILFHKMGSTNLVTWNAMISGHAQAMDLAKDDFSAQRSGIEALSIFLELNRTGKKPDLFTLSSVLTVCSRLSALGQGEQLHAQTIKSGYLSDVVVGTALVNMYSKCGSIGKASKAFVEMSTRTLISWTTMITGLAQHGHSEQALQLFEDMRLAGVRPNQITFVGVLAACCHSGMVDEALGYFEMMQKEYRIKPVMDHYGCLIAMFVKLRRLDEAFDIINKMDFEPSEFIWSILIAGCRNLGKQELGFYAAEQLLKLKLKDTETYVTLLNMYISAKRWQDVSRVRKLMKEEKLGKFNDWSWITIKEKIHSFKTTGRLHPHNAKMYELLEELLDKAKGSGYQSTQHMEILDGEEEVEDEEEKKIISSAVYHSERLAIAFGLLNTEKDALIRVMKSVQMCKNCHDFVKVISLLCNREIIIRDSRRLHKFVNGQCSCADFSELL, from the exons atggcTTCTTTGCCTTCAGTTTCTCTCAGTAGCACTCTCAAGCTTGAACCTGAACTCCGTAAACatccctcttcttcttctctgcCTACCGAAAAG AGCCCGAGTACTTCATATCAGAGGAGTTCCATAAACACCCAATTGGATGGAAGTTTAGAACCAATTAAGCCTTTAGAGTTCCATGAAGCTCTTTGTTTTATTAAGGAGGAGAAAAAGATTGAACCCTCTTATTATCTTCCCCTTTTACAAGAATGCACAAAGAAGAATTCTGTCTCAGAAGCCCAAGTTATTCATGCCCACATTATAAAGACAGGAACCCACAAAGATCTTGCTGTCATGACATCTCTTGTCAATGTTTATGCAAAATGTGGAGCAATGGGAAATGCTCGAAAAATCTTTGACAGTTTGCATCGAAGAAATTTCGTTGCTTGGACAGCCCTTATGACGGGTTATGTTCAAAATTCGCAACCAAATATAGCAATTGATGTTTTTCAAGATATGTTGGAATCGGGGACTCTACCTTCGAATTACACTCTAGGAATTGCTCTCAATGCTTGTTCGGCTATTAACTCTATCAAATTGGGGAAACAGTTGCACGCttttgttattaaatataagCTTGATTACGATCCAAGTATTGGAAATGCTCTTTGCAGTTTATACTCAAAACTTGGTAGCTTGGATTCTTCTATTAATGTCTTCCAGAGCATTGGAGAAAAGAATGTGATTTCATGGACTGCAGTTATTTCTGCTTGTGGTGAAAATGGCAAAGCAGCAATGGGTTTGAGATTCTTCAATGAGATGCTTCTTGAGGATATTAAGCCTAATGAGTTCACATTAACTACTGTTTTGAGCTTATGTTGCGTGACACTGGCTTTGGTTTTGGGGAGACTGGTTCATTCCTTGAGCATTAAACTTGGGTATCAATATAATCTACGTATAACAAATTCTATCATGTACTTGTACCTCAAATGTGGACACATGGACGAGGCGCAGATTTTGTTTCATAAGATGGGATCTACTAACTTGGTTACATGGAATGCAATGATTTCCGGCCATGCACAGGCAATGGATCTTGCAAAGGATGACTTCTCAGCACAACGAAGTGGAATTGAGGCACTAAGCATTTTCTTGGAATTGAATCGCACAGGCAAGAAGCCTGATCTATTCACTTTGTCAAGTGTTTTGACTGTATGCAGTAGGCTGTCAGCCTTAGGACAAGGGGAACAACTTCATGCTCAAACCATTAAATCTGGGTATTTGTCAGATGTAGTTGTGGGAACTGCACTTGTTAACATGTATAGCAAGTGCGGAAGCATTGGGAAAGCCAGTAAAGCTTTTGTGGAGATGTCCACAAGAACTTTAATATCATGGACTACAATGATCACAGGTTTAGCACAGCATGGCCATTCTGAGCAAGCACTACAACTTTTTGAGGATATGAGGCTGGCAGGAGTTAGACCTAACCAGATTACTTTTGTGGGTGTTCTGGCCGCTTGTTGTCATTCTGGAATGGTCGATGAGGCACTTGGATATTTTGAGATGATGCAAAAGGAGTACAGAATCAAGCCTGTGATGGACCACTATGGATGCCTGATTGCTATGTTTGTGAAGTTGCGTAGGCTAGATGAAGCTTTTGATATTATCAACAAAATGGATTTCGAGCCCAGCGAGTTCATATGGTCAATCTTGATTGCAGGATGCAGAAATCTCGGGAAGCAAGAACTAGGATTTTATGCTGCTGAACAGTTACTCAAACTCAAGCTAAAAGATACTGAGACTTATGTCACCCTGTTGAATATGTACATCTCTGCAAAGAGGTGGCAAGATGTTTCCAGGGTCAGAAAATTGATGAAAGAGGAGAAACTTGGAAAATTTAACGACTGGAGCTGGATTACTATAAAGGAGAAGATTCATTCATTTAAAACCACTGGCCGTTTGCATCCTCATAATGCGAAGATGTACGAGTTGCTGGAGGAATTGCTTGATAAAGCAAAGGGTTCCGGATACCAGTCAACGCAACATATGGAGATACTTGATGGTGAGGAGGAGGTCGAGGATGAGGAggagaaaaagataatatctTCTGCTGTTTATCACAGTGAGAGGTTGGCTATTGCATTTGGGTTGTTGAATACGGAAAAGGACGCTCTGATAAGGGTTATGAAGAGTGTTCAAATGTGCAAAAACTGCCATGATTTTGTTAAGGTCATCTCATTACTCTGCAATAGGGAAATCATCATTCGAGATAGCAGGCGGCTTCATAAGTTTGTTAATGGGCAGTGTTCATGTGCAGATTTTAGTGAACTTCTATGA